In Osmerus mordax isolate fOsmMor3 chromosome 23, fOsmMor3.pri, whole genome shotgun sequence, one DNA window encodes the following:
- the peli3 gene encoding E3 ubiquitin-protein ligase pellino homolog 1 isoform X2, which produces MVLEGSSEALCPPPSLELRPSCNKSQPSPPLGSASQPHEGLFPGDKEPVKYGELIVLGHNGSLTNGDKGRRRSRLALYKRPKANGVKPDVIHNVSTPLVSKALSNKSQHSISYTLSRSHSVIVEYTHDTNTDMFQIGRSTESMIDFVVTDTAGSSGGGGGQGQGAAGEGGGGGGGQSAQSTISRYACRIMCERSAPYTARIYAAGFDSSKNIFLGERAAKWRTSDGLMDGLTTNGVLVMHPAGDFVQEPAPGVWREISVCGNVFALRETRSAQQRGKLVENESNTLQDGSLIDLCGATLLWRTPAGLRRTPTLKQLESLRQELNAARPQCPVGFNTLAFPSLAQREIVDKKQPWVYVNCGHVHGYHNWGYRKEKGPAGPGGTAPASTGERECPMCRRVGPYVPLWLGCEGGLYLDAGPPTHAFCPCGHVCSDKTVQGWSQIPLPHGTHAFHAACPFCGTWLTGEQGHIKLIFQGPVD; this is translated from the exons ATGGTTTTGGAGGGCAGCTCGGAGGCCCTGtgtccccccccatctctggaACTGCGACCGTCTTGCAACAAGAGCCAGCCCTCCCCCCCGCTGGGCTCGGCCTCCCAGCCCCATGAAGGCCTCTTCCCGGGGGACAAGGAGCCAGTCAAGTACGGGGAGCTCATCGTCTTAGG GCACAATGGTTCTCTGACCAATGGGGATAAAGGTCGCCGAAGAAGTCGCCTGGCGCTCTACAAGAGACCCAAAGCTAACGGGGTCAAACCTGACGTCATCCACAATGTTTCCACCCCTCTGGTGTCAAAG GCTCTCAGCAACAAAAGTCAGCACAGCATCTCCTACACATTGTCCAGAAGTCACTCTGTCATCGTGGAGTACACACatgacaccaacacagacatgTTCCAG ATCGGGCGCTCCACGGAGAGCATGATAGACTTTGTGGTGACGGATACAGCAGGCAGCAgcgggggcggtggggggcAAGGCCAGGGGGCGgccggagaggggggaggaggaggaggaggacagtcaGCCCAGAGTACCATCTCCCGCTATGCTTGCCGCATCATGTGTGAGCGCAGCGCCCCCTACACAGCACGCATCTACGCTGCCGGCTTCGACTCCTCCAAGAATATCTTCCTGGGG GAGAGAGCTGCCAAATGGCGGACGTCGGACGGCTTGATGGACGGATTGACCACCAATGGCGTGCTGGTGATGCACCCGGCAGGCGACTTTGTCCAGGAGCCGGCACCGGGGGTGTGGCGGGAGATCTCCGTGTGCGGGAACGTGTTCGCCCTGCGGGAGACCCGCTCGGCCCAGCAGAGGGGGAaactg gtgGAGAACGAGTCCAACACCCTCCAGGACGGCTCCCTCATTGACCTGTGCGGGGCCACCCTGCTGTGGCGCACCCCGGCGGGCCTCCGGCGCACGCCCACCCTCAAGCAGCTGGAGTCCCTGCGCCAGGAGCTGAACGCGGCGCGGCCGCAGTGCCCCGTGGGCTTCAACACCCTGGCCTTCCCCAGCCTGGCTCAGCGGGAGATCGTGGACAAGAAGCAGCCCTGGGTCTACGTCAACTGCGGCCACGTCCACGGCTACCACAACTGGGGCTACCGCAAGGAGAAGGGCCCGGCGGGGCCCGGCGGGACGGCGCCAGCCAGCACCGGGGAGAGGGAGTGCCCCATGTGCCGGCGCGTGGGCCCCTACGTGCCCCTGTGGCTGGGCTGCGAGGGCGGGCTGTATCTGGACGCCGGCCCCCCGACCCACGCCTTCTGCCCCTGCGGCCACGTGTGCTCTGATAAGACAGTGCAGGGGTGGAGCCAGATCCCGCTGCCGCACGGGACGCACGCCTTCCACGCCGCCTGCCCCTTCTGCGGCACCTGGCTGACCGGCGAGCAGGGCCACATCAAACTCATCTTCCAGGGCCCCGTCGACTGA
- the peli3 gene encoding E3 ubiquitin-protein ligase pellino homolog 1 isoform X1: MIMLCEPPLWPVGMVLEGSSEALCPPPSLELRPSCNKSQPSPPLGSASQPHEGLFPGDKEPVKYGELIVLGHNGSLTNGDKGRRRSRLALYKRPKANGVKPDVIHNVSTPLVSKALSNKSQHSISYTLSRSHSVIVEYTHDTNTDMFQIGRSTESMIDFVVTDTAGSSGGGGGQGQGAAGEGGGGGGGQSAQSTISRYACRIMCERSAPYTARIYAAGFDSSKNIFLGERAAKWRTSDGLMDGLTTNGVLVMHPAGDFVQEPAPGVWREISVCGNVFALRETRSAQQRGKLVENESNTLQDGSLIDLCGATLLWRTPAGLRRTPTLKQLESLRQELNAARPQCPVGFNTLAFPSLAQREIVDKKQPWVYVNCGHVHGYHNWGYRKEKGPAGPGGTAPASTGERECPMCRRVGPYVPLWLGCEGGLYLDAGPPTHAFCPCGHVCSDKTVQGWSQIPLPHGTHAFHAACPFCGTWLTGEQGHIKLIFQGPVD, encoded by the exons ATGATTATGCT ctgtgaGCCCCCGTTGTGGCCGGTGGGCATGGTTTTGGAGGGCAGCTCGGAGGCCCTGtgtccccccccatctctggaACTGCGACCGTCTTGCAACAAGAGCCAGCCCTCCCCCCCGCTGGGCTCGGCCTCCCAGCCCCATGAAGGCCTCTTCCCGGGGGACAAGGAGCCAGTCAAGTACGGGGAGCTCATCGTCTTAGG GCACAATGGTTCTCTGACCAATGGGGATAAAGGTCGCCGAAGAAGTCGCCTGGCGCTCTACAAGAGACCCAAAGCTAACGGGGTCAAACCTGACGTCATCCACAATGTTTCCACCCCTCTGGTGTCAAAG GCTCTCAGCAACAAAAGTCAGCACAGCATCTCCTACACATTGTCCAGAAGTCACTCTGTCATCGTGGAGTACACACatgacaccaacacagacatgTTCCAG ATCGGGCGCTCCACGGAGAGCATGATAGACTTTGTGGTGACGGATACAGCAGGCAGCAgcgggggcggtggggggcAAGGCCAGGGGGCGgccggagaggggggaggaggaggaggaggacagtcaGCCCAGAGTACCATCTCCCGCTATGCTTGCCGCATCATGTGTGAGCGCAGCGCCCCCTACACAGCACGCATCTACGCTGCCGGCTTCGACTCCTCCAAGAATATCTTCCTGGGG GAGAGAGCTGCCAAATGGCGGACGTCGGACGGCTTGATGGACGGATTGACCACCAATGGCGTGCTGGTGATGCACCCGGCAGGCGACTTTGTCCAGGAGCCGGCACCGGGGGTGTGGCGGGAGATCTCCGTGTGCGGGAACGTGTTCGCCCTGCGGGAGACCCGCTCGGCCCAGCAGAGGGGGAaactg gtgGAGAACGAGTCCAACACCCTCCAGGACGGCTCCCTCATTGACCTGTGCGGGGCCACCCTGCTGTGGCGCACCCCGGCGGGCCTCCGGCGCACGCCCACCCTCAAGCAGCTGGAGTCCCTGCGCCAGGAGCTGAACGCGGCGCGGCCGCAGTGCCCCGTGGGCTTCAACACCCTGGCCTTCCCCAGCCTGGCTCAGCGGGAGATCGTGGACAAGAAGCAGCCCTGGGTCTACGTCAACTGCGGCCACGTCCACGGCTACCACAACTGGGGCTACCGCAAGGAGAAGGGCCCGGCGGGGCCCGGCGGGACGGCGCCAGCCAGCACCGGGGAGAGGGAGTGCCCCATGTGCCGGCGCGTGGGCCCCTACGTGCCCCTGTGGCTGGGCTGCGAGGGCGGGCTGTATCTGGACGCCGGCCCCCCGACCCACGCCTTCTGCCCCTGCGGCCACGTGTGCTCTGATAAGACAGTGCAGGGGTGGAGCCAGATCCCGCTGCCGCACGGGACGCACGCCTTCCACGCCGCCTGCCCCTTCTGCGGCACCTGGCTGACCGGCGAGCAGGGCCACATCAAACTCATCTTCCAGGGCCCCGTCGACTGA
- the peli3 gene encoding E3 ubiquitin-protein ligase pellino homolog 1 isoform X3: MLLAVFVVVANAIIIVCKSVIALVCCEPPLWPVGMVLEGSSEALCPPPSLELRPSCNKSQPSPPLGSASQPHEGLFPGDKEPVKYGELIVLGHNGSLTNGDKGRRRSRLALYKRPKANGVKPDVIHNVSTPLVSKALSNKSQHSISYTLSRSHSVIVEYTHDTNTDMFQIGRSTESMIDFVVTDTAGSSGGGGGQGQGAAGEGGGGGGGQSAQSTISRYACRIMCERSAPYTARIYAAGFDSSKNIFLGERAAKWRTSDGLMDGLTTNGVLVMHPAGDFVQEPAPGVWREISVCGNVFALRETRSAQQRGKLVENESNTLQDGSLIDLCGATLLWRTPAGLRRTPTLKQLESLRQELNAARPQCPVGFNTLAFPSLAQREIVDKKQPWVYVNCGHVHGYHNWGYRKEKGPAGPGGTAPASTGERECPMCRRVGPYVPLWLGCEGGLYLDAGPPTHAFCPCGHVCSDKTVQGWSQIPLPHGTHAFHAACPFCGTWLTGEQGHIKLIFQGPVD; this comes from the exons ATGCTACtggctgtttttgttgttgttgccaacGCCATTATAATTGTTTGCAAAAGCGTTATTGCTCTAGTGtg ctgtgaGCCCCCGTTGTGGCCGGTGGGCATGGTTTTGGAGGGCAGCTCGGAGGCCCTGtgtccccccccatctctggaACTGCGACCGTCTTGCAACAAGAGCCAGCCCTCCCCCCCGCTGGGCTCGGCCTCCCAGCCCCATGAAGGCCTCTTCCCGGGGGACAAGGAGCCAGTCAAGTACGGGGAGCTCATCGTCTTAGG GCACAATGGTTCTCTGACCAATGGGGATAAAGGTCGCCGAAGAAGTCGCCTGGCGCTCTACAAGAGACCCAAAGCTAACGGGGTCAAACCTGACGTCATCCACAATGTTTCCACCCCTCTGGTGTCAAAG GCTCTCAGCAACAAAAGTCAGCACAGCATCTCCTACACATTGTCCAGAAGTCACTCTGTCATCGTGGAGTACACACatgacaccaacacagacatgTTCCAG ATCGGGCGCTCCACGGAGAGCATGATAGACTTTGTGGTGACGGATACAGCAGGCAGCAgcgggggcggtggggggcAAGGCCAGGGGGCGgccggagaggggggaggaggaggaggaggacagtcaGCCCAGAGTACCATCTCCCGCTATGCTTGCCGCATCATGTGTGAGCGCAGCGCCCCCTACACAGCACGCATCTACGCTGCCGGCTTCGACTCCTCCAAGAATATCTTCCTGGGG GAGAGAGCTGCCAAATGGCGGACGTCGGACGGCTTGATGGACGGATTGACCACCAATGGCGTGCTGGTGATGCACCCGGCAGGCGACTTTGTCCAGGAGCCGGCACCGGGGGTGTGGCGGGAGATCTCCGTGTGCGGGAACGTGTTCGCCCTGCGGGAGACCCGCTCGGCCCAGCAGAGGGGGAaactg gtgGAGAACGAGTCCAACACCCTCCAGGACGGCTCCCTCATTGACCTGTGCGGGGCCACCCTGCTGTGGCGCACCCCGGCGGGCCTCCGGCGCACGCCCACCCTCAAGCAGCTGGAGTCCCTGCGCCAGGAGCTGAACGCGGCGCGGCCGCAGTGCCCCGTGGGCTTCAACACCCTGGCCTTCCCCAGCCTGGCTCAGCGGGAGATCGTGGACAAGAAGCAGCCCTGGGTCTACGTCAACTGCGGCCACGTCCACGGCTACCACAACTGGGGCTACCGCAAGGAGAAGGGCCCGGCGGGGCCCGGCGGGACGGCGCCAGCCAGCACCGGGGAGAGGGAGTGCCCCATGTGCCGGCGCGTGGGCCCCTACGTGCCCCTGTGGCTGGGCTGCGAGGGCGGGCTGTATCTGGACGCCGGCCCCCCGACCCACGCCTTCTGCCCCTGCGGCCACGTGTGCTCTGATAAGACAGTGCAGGGGTGGAGCCAGATCCCGCTGCCGCACGGGACGCACGCCTTCCACGCCGCCTGCCCCTTCTGCGGCACCTGGCTGACCGGCGAGCAGGGCCACATCAAACTCATCTTCCAGGGCCCCGTCGACTGA
- the rce1a gene encoding CAAX prenyl protease 2: MVEDDDLTPNLVSKPMSSNGEFVPPDGLCWVSILSCLLLACSYVGSLYVWRSDLPRDHPAVIKRRFTSVLIVSALSPVFVWAWKEYTGISPAPSLLALMGVRFEGLLPAIVLPLLLTMVLFLGPLIQLVMDCPWGFMDGIRVVLDPCFWALCLSDMRWLRNQVVAPLTEELVFRACMLPMLVPCAGPSTAIFTCPLFFGVAHFHHVIELLRFRQGTVSGIFLSAAFQFSYTAVFGAYTAFIFIRTGHLVGPVLCHSFCNYMGFPALGTALEHQHRLTVLSCYVLGVLFFLLLLFPMTDPLFYGLPTPVCTLSASSGSPCS; this comes from the exons ATGGTAGAGGATGACGATTTAACGCCAAATCTTGTGTCCAAGCCGATGAGCAGCAATGGCGAGTTTGTGCCTCCTGACGGATTGTGCTGGGTATCAATTCTGTCCTGTTTGCTGCTCGCCTGCTCCTATGTTGGGAGTTTATACGTATGGAGAAGTGACCTGCCAAG GGACCACCCGGCCGTGATAAAACGGCGCTTCACAAGTGTCCTGATCGTATCCGCTCTGTCGCCAGTCTTTGTATGGGCATGGAAGGAATACACGGGCATCAGT cctgccCCATCATTACTGGCCCTGATGGGGGTCCGCTTTGAGGGTCTTCTCCCTGCCATCGTGCTGCCTCTTCtgctcaccatg GTGCTGTTTCTTGGGCCTCTTATCCAGCTGGTTATGGACTGTCCCTGGGGCTTCATGGATGGGATACGAGTGGTCTTGG ACCCTTGTTTCTGGGCCCTGTGTCTGAGTGACATGCGCTGGCTGAGGAACCAGGTGGTGGCTCCTCTCACGGAGGAGCTGGTGTTCCGAGCCTGCATGCTGCCCATGCTGGTGCCCTGCGCCGGCCCCTCCACCGCCATCTTCACCTGCCCACTCTTCTTCGGAGTGG CCCACTTTCATCACGTGATAGAGCTGCTACGCTTCAGGCAAGGAACCGTGTCTGGGATCTTTCTGTCTGCTG CGTTCCAGTTCTCCTACACGGCCGTCTTCGGAGCCTATACCGCCTTCATCTTCATCAGAACAG GTCACCTGGTGGGCCCCGTGCTGTGTCACTCCTTCTGTAACTACATGGGCTTCCCCGCCTTGGGCACGGCCCTGGAGCACCAACACCGCCTCACCGTGCTCAGCTGCTACGTCTTAGgcgtcctcttcttcctcctcctcctcttcccgaTGACCGACCCCCTCTTCTACGGCCTCCCCACCCCTGTCTGCACCCTGTCGGCCTCCTCgggctccccctgctcctga